A region from the Populus trichocarpa isolate Nisqually-1 chromosome 18, P.trichocarpa_v4.1, whole genome shotgun sequence genome encodes:
- the LOC18107652 gene encoding deSI-like protein At4g17486 — protein MGAAEDMPSSSSDNDNSNNSETQVVLNVYDLTPLNQYTYWFGFGIFHSGIEVHGKEYGFGAHDFPVSGVFEVEPRNCPGFIYRCSILLGRITMPPSEFRTFIESAASEYHGDTYHLISKNCNHFTEDISCRLIGKRIPGWVNRLARLGVLCSCLLPESLQVTTVKQLPEYHECLEEDGSDSLATTTPYESTEIDDTDQEKHLLSPSTVSGDVAFVKEAHK, from the exons ATGGGGGCGGCGGAGGATATGCCGAGTTCGAGCTCTGATAATGATAATTCGAATAACAGTGAGACGCAGGTGGTTTTGAATGTTTACGACCTCACCCCTCTAAACCAGTACACCTATTGGTTCGGTTTTGGGATTTTTCATTCAGGCATTGAAG TCCATGGTAAGGAGTACGGATTTGGAGCCCATGACTTCCCTGTCAGTGGAGTTTTTGAAGTGGAACCAAGGAACTGCCCTGGTTTTATTTACAGATGTTCCATCCTTTTAGGCAGGATAACTATGCCTCCCTCTGAATTCCGAACATTCATAGAGAGTGCTGCTTCTGAGTATCATGGAGATACCTATCACCTCATCTCTAAGAATTGCAACCACTTTACAGAAGACATCTCGTGTAGATTGATAGGCAAGCGTATACCAGGATGGGTGAATCGGCTTGCTCGGCTAG GTGTTCTCTGTAGTTGTCTGCTTCCTGAGAGCCTCCAAGTAACTACTGTTAAACAGCTACCTGAATACCATGAGTGCTTAG AAGAAGATGGGAGTGATTCTCTGGCAACCACCACCCCCTACGAGTCAACAGAAATTGATGATACTGATCAAGAGAAGCACTTGCTGTCACCGAGTACTGTAAGTGGGGATGTGGCTTTTGTTAAGGAGGCTCACAAATGA